Proteins encoded in a region of the Populus nigra chromosome 3, ddPopNigr1.1, whole genome shotgun sequence genome:
- the LOC133688507 gene encoding RHOMBOID-like protein 12, mitochondrial, which translates to MQRLLSLRNASSNLSKKLTSNSSLLLSHPYKTFTKPIHQYQNHILSSSLTVHSCQSYSYHHLPAKILRGFLSKHFLSILSNTHFKVSTKNLTDCKVGFFIARFARGYSWSNLSLGSNRRGWRSWFNRLSADNVVLGLIIANAAVFMLWRIEDQKFMMENFMISLDNFRSGRIHTLVTSAFSHIDIGHIAFNMIGLYFFGTNIARTFGPEFLLKLYLAGAIGGSVFYLLHHGYMDLSSKGQGMWARDSSRTPGLGASGAVNAIMLLDIFLNPRATLYFDFIIPVPAILLGIFLIGKDVLRVMEGNSNISGSAHLGGAAVAAIAWARIKRGRF; encoded by the exons ATGCAGAGACTCCTTTCTCTTAGAAATGCCTCATCAAACCTCTCCAAAAAACTCACAAGCAATTCTTCACTTCTCCTCTCTCACCCTTATAAAACCTTCACAAAACCAATCCACCAGTACCAAAACCATATTTTAAGCTCCTCTCTGACAGTCCATTCATGTCAATCATATTCATACCACCATCTTCCAGCTAAAATTCTCCGTGGCTTTCtctcaaaacattttttgtcCATTTTATCGAACACCCATTTCAAGGTTTCAACCAAAAATCTCACAGATTGCAAAGTTGGCTTCTTTATAGCTCGGTTTGCTAGAGGGTATTCTTGGTCCAACCTAAGTCTTGGTTCTAATCGCCGTGGCTG GAGATCATGGTTCAATCGACTATCTGCTGATAATGTGGTTCTGGGATTGATCATAGCCAATGCAGCCGTttttatgttatggaggatTGAAGATCAAAAGTTTATGATGGAAAATTTTATG ATTTCATTGGACAATTTCAGAAGTGGGCGTATTCACACCCTTGTTACTTCAGCATTCAGTCATATTGATATTGGGCACATTGCGTTTAACATGATTGGACTTTACTTCTTCGGGACAAAT ATTGCAAGGACTTTTGGACCTGAATTCTTGTTGAAGTTGTATCTAGCTGGAGCAATTGGTGGCTCAGTGTTCTACTTGCTGCACCATGGCTACATGGATTTATCATCGAAG GGACAGGGAATGTGGGCGAGGGATTCTTCAAGGACTCCAGGATTG GGGGCTAGTGGGGCCGTCAATGCTATCATGTTGCTCGATATATTCTTGAATCCAAGAGCAACTCTATACTTCGATTTTATCATACCAGTTCCAGCAATCTTACTG GGTATCTTTTTAATTGGGAAAGATGTGTTGAGGGTAATGGAG GGAAACAGTAACATCTCAGGATCAGCTCACTTGGGAGGTGCTGCAGTTGCAGCTATAGCTTGGGCTAGAATTAAGCGAGGACGCTTCTGA